In a genomic window of Callithrix jacchus isolate 240 chromosome 22, calJac240_pri, whole genome shotgun sequence:
- the SLC1A5 gene encoding neutral amino acid transporter B(0): MVADPPRGDSKGLAAAEPTANGGRALVPIEDEGGAAGGCCGSRDKVRRCLRANLLVLLTVVAVVAGVALGLGVLGAGGTAALGPERLGAFVFPGELLLRLLRMIILPLVVCSLISGAASLDPSALGRLGAWALLFFLVTTLLASALGVGLALALQPGAAFSAINASVGASGSAENAPSKEVLDSFLDLARNIFPSNLVSAAFRSYATTSYEERNITGTLVKVPVGKEVEGMNILGLVVFAIVFGVALRKLGPEGELLNRFFNSFNEATMVLVSWIMWYAPVGIMFLVAGKIVEMEDVGLLFASLGKYILCCLLGHAIHGLLVLPLIYFVFTRKNPYRFLWGIVTPLATAFGTSSSSATLPLMMKCVEENNGVAKHISRFILPIGATVNMDGAALFQCVAAVFIAQLSRQSLDFVKIITILITATASSVGAAGIPAGGVLTLAIILEAVNLPVVHISLILAVDWLVDRSCTVLNVEGDALGAGLLQNYVDRTESRSTEPELIQVKSELPLSPLPATTDEGNPLLKHYRGPSGDATAASEKESVM; this comes from the exons CGCTGCCTTCGAGCCAACCTGCTGGTGCTGCTGACGGTGGTGGCCGTGGTGGCCGGCGTGgcgctggggctgggggtgttgGGGGCCGGCGGCACGGCGGCGCTGGGCCCGGAGCGCTTGGGCGCCTTCGTCTTCCCGGGCGAGCTGCTGCTGCGCCTGCTGCGGATGATCATCTTGCCGCTGGTGGTGTGCAGCTTGATCAGCGGCGCCGCCAGCCTGGACCCCAGCGCGCTCGGTCGCCTGGGCGCCTGGGCGCTGCTCTTTTTCCTGGTCACTACGCTGCTGGCGTCGGCGCTTGGAGTGGGCTTGGCGCTGGCGCTGCAGCCGGGCGCCGCCTTCTCCGCCATCAACGCCTCGGTGGGAGCCTCGGGTAGTGCGGAAAATGCCCCCAGCAAGGAGGTGCTCGATTCGTTCCTGGATCTTGCGAG AAATATCTTCCCTTCCAACCTGGTGTCGGCAGCCTTTCGCTCA TACGCTACCACCTCCTACGAAGAGAGAAATATCACCGGAACCCTGGTGAAG GTGCCCGTGGGGAAGGAGGTGGAAGGCATGAACATCCTGGGCTTGGTAGTGTTTGCCATTGTCTTTGGTGTGGCACTGCGGAAGCTGGGGCCTGAGGGGGAGCTGCTCAACCGCTTCTTCAACTCCTTCAATGAGGCTACCATGGTGCTGGTCTCCTGGATCATGTG GTACGCCCCTGTGGGCATCATGTTCCTCGTGGCTGGCAAGATCGTGGAGATGGAGGACGTGGGTTTACTCTTTGCCAGCCTTGGCAAGTACATCCTGTGCTGCCTGCTGGGCCATGCCATCCACGGGCTCCTGGTACTGCCCCTCATCTACTTTGTCTTCACCCGCAAAAACCCCTACCGCTTCCTGTGGGGCATCGTGACGCCGCTGGCCACTGCCTTTGGGACCTCGTCCAG TTCCGCCACGCTGCCACTGATGATGAAGTGCGTGGAGGAGAACAATGGCGTAGCCAAGCACATCAGCCGCTTCATCCTGCCCATTGGCGCCACCGTCAACATGGACGGTGCCGCGCTCTTCCAGTGCGTGGCCGCAGTGTTCATTGCGCAGCTCAGCCGGCAGTCCTTGGACTTCGTAAAGATCATCACCATCCT AATCACGGCCACAGCGTCCAGCGTGGGGGCGGCGGGCATCCCCGCTGGAGGTGTTCTCACTCTGGCCATCATCCTCGAAGCAGTCAACCTACCAGTCGTCCATATCTCCTTGATCCTGGCTGTGGACTGGCTAGT GGACCGGTCCTGTACCGTCCTGAATGTAGAAGGTGATGCTCTGGGGGCAGGACTCCTTCAGAATTACGTGGACCGCACAGAGTCGAGAAGCACGGAGCCTGAGCTGATACAGGTGAAAAGTGAGCTGCCCCTGAGTCCACTGCCAGCCACCACTGACGAAGGGAACCCCCTCCTCAAACACTATCGGGGGCCCTCAGGGGATGCCACGGCCGCCTCTGAGAAGGAATCAGTCATGTAA